The genomic interval TGCTCAACTCATCCGGCGAACTATTCAACACGTTCGTTGCGGCTGACGGCGGCGTGTTCGTGGTGGGCGACGGCACGTTCTATCGCAACACGGGGCTGGGCTTCAACGCCGTGAATACTGGATTGAGCACGGCGTTCAACACCGACCGTCTGTTGGCCGTGACCGGCTTCAGCTCGAACGATGTGTTCATGGGCGGTTACAACGGTCGCATTCTGCGTTACAACGGCACCAGCATCACGTCGATGAACACCGGCGTGAACGCGGCGTTCGTGGCCATGGACGGCACGTCGGCCAGCAATCTCTTCGCGGTGGGCAACAACGGCATCGTCATGTTCTTCAACGGCACCACGTGGACGCAGCTGCCGTCGCTTGGAAACGTTGGCTTGTGGGGTGTTAAGGCGCTCGGTCCGAACGACGTGCTGGTGTCGGGCGAGAACGGTCTGCTGGCGCGCTGGAATGGTGTGAGCTGGACGACGATCAACCTCGGCACCACCAACCGACTCGGCGCCATCAGCACGCCGGATGCCGGTAGGACGCTGTTCATCGCCGAAGCCACCTACTCCGATGTGCGCTTCCGCCTAGGTAGCGCGGTGTACGCGCCGACCACCGTGCCCGAGCCGGCAACGACGGTGCTCGTTGCGCTGGGGCTGGCGGGCGTGCTGGTGGTGCGGGGCCGGCGGCGGAGTCCGTAGGTTCACGCGAAGCTCGCGAAGCGCGCGGAGAACAGCAAAAGAGAAATGCTTGTTGTTGCTGTTCTTCGCGCCCTTCGCGTGCTCCGCGATCTTCGCGTCGAGCTGTTGTCGTAGCAGTTGC from Gemmatimonas sp. carries:
- a CDS encoding PEP-CTERM sorting domain-containing protein; the encoded protein is MSTARADGTPTSWNWQLVSAGFSPDGGNVNSSLPSLFAASTSDVYLTGCYRCLFRWNGTTFSSQTQPAGANRYTVSGAPGSAIYSAGQQGYQSGNLLQFNGTTWTNVLNSSGELFNTFVAADGGVFVVGDGTFYRNTGLGFNAVNTGLSTAFNTDRLLAVTGFSSNDVFMGGYNGRILRYNGTSITSMNTGVNAAFVAMDGTSASNLFAVGNNGIVMFFNGTTWTQLPSLGNVGLWGVKALGPNDVLVSGENGLLARWNGVSWTTINLGTTNRLGAISTPDAGRTLFIAEATYSDVRFRLGSAVYAPTTVPEPATTVLVALGLAGVLVVRGRRRSP